A genomic region of Oryza glaberrima chromosome 1, OglaRS2, whole genome shotgun sequence contains the following coding sequences:
- the LOC127764434 gene encoding hydroquinone glucosyltransferase-like gives MAPAVHATVPHVVLLVSPGAGHVVPAAQLAACLSTHHGCTATIVTYTNLSTARNSSALASLPRGVTAMALPEVSLDDLPADERIETRVFTVVRRTLPHLRELLLSFLGSSPAGVTAFLADLLCPAALAVAAELGIPRYVFFTSNLLCLTTLLYTPELATTTACECRDLPEPVVLPGCVPLHGADLIDPVQNRANPVYQLMVELGLDYLLADGFLINTFDAMEHDTLVAFKELSDKGVYPPAYAVGPLVRSPTSEAANDVCIRWLDEQPDGSVLYVCLGSGGTLSVAQTAELAAGLEASGQRFLWVVRFPSDKDVSASYFGTNDRGDNDDPMSYLPEGFVERTKGAGLAVPLWAPQVEVLNHRAVGGFLSHCGWNSTLEAASAGVPMLAWPLFAEQRMNAVMLSSQRVGLAVRVRPSSARPDYGVVPREEVASAVRKLMVGEMGAAARKKAGELRAAAEMASAPGGPQHQALAGMVGKWKVRG, from the coding sequence ATGGCGCCGGCGGTGCATGCCACTGTCCCGCACGTCGTGCTGCTGGTGAGCCCCGGCGCGGGGCACGTCGTCCCGGCGGCGCAGCTCGCGGCGTGCCTCTCCACGCACCACGGTTGCACCGCCACGATCGTCACGTACACCAACCTCTCCACGGCAAGGAACTCCTCCGcgctcgcctccctcccgcggGGCGTCACCGCCATGGCGCTCCCGGAGGTGTCCCTCGACGACCTCCCCGCCGACGAGCGCATCGAGACGCGCGTCTTCACCGTCGTGCGCCGCACGCTCCCGCACCTCCGTGAGCTCCTGCTCTCCTTCCTCGGCTCATCCCCCGCCGGCGTCACGGCGttcctcgccgacctcctctgTCCCGCGGCGCTCGCCGTGGCGGCCGAGCTCGGCATCCCGCGATACGTCTTCTTCACCTCGAACCTCCTGTGCCTGACCACGCTGCTCTACACCCCGGAGCTCGCCACGACCACCGCCTGCGAGTGCCGCGACCTCCCGGAGCCGGTCGTCCTCCCGGGATGCGTGCCGCTGCACGGCGCCGACCTCATCGACCCCGTGCAAAACCGCGCCAACCCCGTGTACCAGCTCATGGTAGAGCTGGGGCTCGACTACCTCCTCGCTGACGGCTTCCTCATCAACACCTTCGACGCCATGGAGCACGACACACTTGTGGCGTTCAAGGAGCTTTCGGACAAAGGCGTGTACCCTCCGGCCTACGCGGTCGGCCCGCTCGTCCGGTCGCCCACCAGCGAGGCGGCGAACGACGTCTGCATACGGTGGCTCGACGAACAGCCGGACGGATCTGTGCTGTACGTGTGTttgggcagcggcggcacgctGTCCGTCGCGCAGAcggcggagctggcggcggggCTGGAGGCGAGCGGGCAGAGGTTCCTATGGGTGGTGCGCTTCCCCAGCGACAAGGACGTCAGTGCGAGCTACTTCGGGACGAACGACCGTGGCGACAATGACGACCCGATGAGCTACCTACCTGAGGGGTTCGTCGAGAGGACGAAGGGCGCCGGGCTCGCCGTGCCGCTGTGGGCGCCGCAGGTGGAGGTCCTGAACCACCGCGCCGTGGGAGGGTTCTTGtcgcactgcgggtggaactcgacgctggagGCCGCGTCGGCGGGCGTGCCGATGCTGGCGTGGCCGCTGTTCGCCGAGCAGAGGATGAACGCCGTGATGCTGTCGTCGCAGCGGGTCGGGCTGGCGGTGCGGGTGCGGCCGTCGAGCGCGCGGCCGGACTACGGGGTGGTGCCGCGGGAGGAGGTGGCGTCGGCGGTGAGGAAGCTGATGGTCGGGGAGATGGGTGCGGCGGCACGGAAGAAGGCCGGCGAGCTGCGTGcagcggcggagatggcgtcGGCACCGGGTGGACCGCAGCACCAGGCGCTCGCCGGGATGGTCGGCAAGTGGAAGGTGCGCGGTTGA
- the LOC127760111 gene encoding uncharacterized protein LOC127760111: MTSPRCPANRHPTRPPSTSYQTVAAAFDPSPRLASPRVARMARTPVAAESGSDLRFGLLEEGRPHPPVVAAAAAALVGGAQRRRNSTPPWLHALRLYCIIAATAMVAVFAAWVFPRCKGKQDVLLCVVALAGAVFTGPILGFLLTTCAADADDHEAAARVASRYTRCEENVGRSVILAVALLGLYAIYLAAVSCGGEVDRFLLAAYYGVMGVGVIVGHSVSWIMGCFLRRD, from the exons ATGACGTCACCACGCTGCCCTGCAAACCGTCACCCCACTCGCCCCCCATCGACTTCGTACCagaccgtcgccgccgccttcgatccctcgcctcgcctcgcctcgcctcgcgtcGCGCGCATGGCGAGAACTCCGGTGGCAGCGGAGTCCGGCTCCGACCTCCGTTTCGGCTTGCTCGAGGAAGGCCGGCCGCATCCCCCGGtcgtcgcggccgcggcggcggcgctcgtgggCGGAGCGCAGCGGCGCCGCAACTCGACGCCTCCATGGCTGCACGCGCTTAGG TTGTACTGcatcatcgccgccaccgcgatGGTGGCCGTCTTCGCCGCGTGGGTTTTCCCCCGGTGCAAGGGCAAGCAGGACGTGCTCCTGTGCGTCGTCGCCCTAGCCGGTGCCGTGTTCACCGGGCCGATCCTGGGGTTTCTGCTGACGAcgtgcgccgccgacgccgacgaccacgaggcggccgcgcgcgtcgcCTCGCGCTACACCAGGTGCGAGGAGAACGTGGGACGATCCGTCATCCTGGCCGTTGCGCTGCTGGGCCTCTACGCCATCTACCTCGCCGCCGTGAGCTGCGGCGGAGAAGTCGACAGGTTCCTGCTGGCGGCTTACTACGGCGTGATGGGCGTCGGGGTGATCGTTGGGCACTCCGTTTCGTGGATCATG GGATGCTTTCTGCGCCGCGATTAG